Proteins encoded within one genomic window of Nordella sp. HKS 07:
- a CDS encoding tetratricopeptide repeat protein, with protein MEPSESLTRELSLEEAVSFAILLQKNQQFDEAHAMYRRVLETAPDHPRALHYAGVLAHQRGRNDEALTLIERSLALVPDNADWFSNLGIVFQSDDRLDSAIDSYQRAIAIDPSHANAHNNLGVVLRATGQSVEAEAAYRAAIRLNPEHIDAYTNLGILLNGLKRTEEAAVCYCKVITLRPKHREARKLLALAHCTLGQICEAVKIYGEWLEEEPGDPIARHMLAACTGRDVPERASNEFVETTFDGFASSFESKLGRLSYRAPSLVAATLEESGIEPSHRLDVLDAGCGTGLCGAIIAPFARRLVGVDLSEGMLAHAKDKNIYHALMKAELTEYLRDNSQTFDLIVSADTLVYFGDLKGVIAATAGALRPSGLFVFTLEHAVGDSAGVNYRLEPHGRYSHAQAYVEQLLNLFGLQSKVIQAELRMEAGAPVQGLVIRAAKSAAGSPGSPIRPSLTTRVDSS; from the coding sequence ATGGAGCCGTCAGAATCATTGACGCGTGAGTTGTCGCTCGAGGAGGCGGTCTCGTTCGCGATCCTTCTGCAGAAAAACCAGCAGTTCGACGAGGCCCACGCAATGTACCGCCGGGTGCTCGAGACAGCGCCTGATCATCCACGTGCGTTGCACTACGCCGGCGTGCTCGCGCATCAACGAGGACGGAACGACGAAGCCCTCACGCTCATCGAGCGGAGCCTCGCGCTCGTGCCCGATAATGCGGACTGGTTCAGCAACCTCGGCATCGTCTTCCAATCGGACGATAGGCTGGACTCCGCCATCGACTCGTACCAGCGTGCGATCGCCATCGATCCGAGCCACGCGAACGCCCACAACAATCTAGGAGTGGTCCTGCGGGCGACCGGACAGTCGGTCGAGGCGGAAGCAGCGTATCGCGCAGCCATCCGATTGAATCCCGAACATATCGACGCGTACACCAATCTGGGCATTCTGCTCAACGGGTTGAAGCGCACTGAAGAAGCCGCGGTGTGTTACTGCAAAGTCATCACGCTCAGACCAAAGCACCGCGAAGCGCGAAAACTGCTGGCCCTGGCGCACTGCACGCTGGGCCAGATCTGTGAGGCGGTAAAAATCTACGGAGAATGGCTCGAAGAAGAACCAGGGGATCCGATTGCGCGGCATATGTTGGCGGCCTGCACAGGTCGAGATGTGCCCGAACGCGCATCAAATGAATTTGTCGAGACAACCTTTGACGGTTTTGCATCGAGCTTCGAATCGAAGCTTGGGAGGCTGTCGTATCGTGCGCCATCGCTCGTCGCGGCAACTCTGGAAGAGTCCGGCATTGAGCCTTCGCATCGCCTTGACGTGCTGGACGCGGGATGTGGAACGGGACTCTGCGGCGCAATCATCGCGCCTTTTGCACGCCGGTTGGTCGGCGTGGATCTGTCCGAAGGGATGCTGGCACACGCTAAGGACAAGAACATCTACCACGCACTAATGAAAGCTGAGTTGACCGAGTACCTGCGCGACAACAGTCAAACCTTCGACCTGATCGTGTCGGCCGACACGCTCGTGTATTTCGGCGACCTGAAAGGCGTCATCGCGGCGACCGCAGGAGCATTGCGCCCAAGCGGGCTCTTCGTGTTCACGCTCGAACACGCGGTCGGAGACAGCGCGGGTGTCAACTATCGCCTTGAGCCACACGGGCGTTACAGTCATGCCCAGGCTTACGTCGAGCAGTTGCTCAACCTCTTCGGCCTGCAGTCGAAAGTCATCCAGGCCGAATTACGCATGGAAGCAGGCGCGCCAGTGCAGGGCCTGGTGATTCGTGCGGCGAAGTCTGCGGCTGGCTCGCCGGGTAGCCCAATCCGGCCATCACTAACAACCCGCGTTGACTCTTCTTGA
- a CDS encoding type VI secretion system tube protein Hcp: MASDIFAKIGDIKGESLDVKHKDEIEVLSFSWGVANTGNIGTGGGGGAGRATFQDLSIVHKIDKATPRLLEACATGGHLKDATITQRRAGKGQQEYLIIKMNDVIITGVALGDTSDDTGSETVSLAFAKVDFEYRPQRADGSLDAGIHFKFDIKAHKGG, from the coding sequence ATGGCATCAGACATCTTTGCAAAGATCGGGGACATCAAAGGGGAATCCCTAGATGTCAAACACAAAGACGAAATCGAGGTGCTGTCGTTCTCCTGGGGTGTCGCAAATACCGGGAACATTGGCACCGGCGGTGGCGGCGGCGCCGGCAGGGCGACCTTCCAGGATCTCTCCATCGTTCACAAAATCGACAAGGCGACTCCGAGGCTGCTGGAGGCGTGCGCGACGGGCGGGCATTTGAAGGACGCCACCATCACACAGCGCAGAGCGGGCAAAGGCCAGCAGGAGTACCTCATCATCAAGATGAACGACGTCATCATCACCGGTGTCGCGCTCGGCGACACCAGCGACGACACGGGATCGGAGACCGTTAGTCTGGCGTTTGCCAAGGTCGATTTCGAGTACAGGCCGCAACGGGCAGACGGGTCCCTCGATGCGGGGATTCACTTCAAGTTCGACATCAAAGCCCACAAAGGCGGCTAG
- a CDS encoding TetR/AcrR family transcriptional regulator, with amino-acid sequence MPRSAERTRRQILDAAYELFYRKGFSRVGVDEVAAFAGLTKRTFYYHFTSKDELLGSVLALHSELSLARIRKYEDRYSGSADEIIDVLFSELARWSAKPGWAGAGFTRIVMELADLPGHPARAIAHRHKAAVEAWWASLLENAGISAPLERAREVVLLMEGATALILIHGDRTYAKAACQAAKKLAGESSPTASTCTCRHASSRRSRSSAKRS; translated from the coding sequence ATGCCCAGATCCGCAGAGCGCACCCGGCGACAAATTCTCGACGCAGCCTATGAGCTCTTCTACCGGAAGGGGTTTAGCCGCGTCGGGGTCGACGAGGTCGCTGCTTTCGCAGGTTTGACCAAGCGTACATTCTACTACCACTTCACCAGCAAGGATGAACTGCTTGGATCAGTGCTGGCCTTGCATAGCGAGCTGTCATTGGCGCGCATCCGGAAGTATGAGGACCGTTATTCTGGAAGCGCTGACGAAATAATAGACGTCCTCTTCTCCGAGCTCGCCAGGTGGTCGGCGAAGCCCGGTTGGGCGGGAGCCGGATTCACCCGCATCGTTATGGAACTGGCCGACCTCCCCGGCCATCCGGCTCGGGCGATTGCTCATCGCCACAAAGCAGCTGTGGAAGCGTGGTGGGCAAGTCTTCTTGAAAATGCGGGCATCTCGGCCCCTCTGGAACGGGCGCGCGAAGTCGTACTCCTTATGGAGGGAGCGACAGCGTTGATCCTCATTCATGGTGATCGAACCTACGCCAAGGCCGCGTGCCAGGCCGCAAAGAAACTTGCTGGCGAATCTTCGCCGACCGCATCCACCTGCACGTGCCGGCATGCCAGCTCACGGAGATCGAGGAGTAGTGCGAAGCGATCTTGA
- a CDS encoding FAD-binding oxidoreductase — MNETTRSRLAPAARAQAIAELAATFGNRLVTSQPVRQQHGNTTTWIVSEPPDAVIYPQSSAEVQQIVQICARHFVPIIPFGAGTSFEGHVNAPFGGVSIDLKDMNQVLEVHAEDFDCVVQPGITRKRLNEHLRDQGLFFPVDPGADASLGGMASTRASGTTAVRYGTMKDNVLALVVVLASGEVMTTSRRARKSSAGYDLTRLIVGAEGTLGVITEMTLKLHAIPEAISAGVCAFPSVQAACGAAIAAIQVGIPVARVELLDEVQIRSFNAYSKLSMPETPMLFLEFHGSDASVAEQAECFGEVARDYDGSSFQWATSLEERTRLWQARHDVFWANSSFRLGARTVATDVCVPISRLAECVTETKRDIEASGLVAPIVGHAGDGNFHASVLVMMEDADEVARTQAFIERIAERALAMEGTCTGEHGIGQGKKHFLEAEHGSSAIEAMRAIKNALDPNGIMNPGKIV, encoded by the coding sequence ATGAACGAGACGACACGGTCGCGCCTTGCACCCGCCGCGCGCGCGCAAGCCATTGCAGAACTAGCCGCAACATTCGGCAATCGGCTGGTAACCTCACAACCTGTCCGTCAACAGCATGGCAATACCACCACTTGGATCGTCTCCGAGCCGCCGGACGCGGTCATCTACCCGCAGTCCTCCGCTGAGGTTCAGCAGATCGTTCAAATTTGCGCTCGTCACTTCGTTCCGATTATTCCGTTCGGTGCCGGCACCTCCTTCGAGGGCCACGTCAATGCGCCGTTTGGGGGTGTCTCCATCGACTTGAAGGATATGAACCAGGTCCTAGAAGTGCACGCAGAGGACTTTGATTGTGTCGTTCAGCCCGGTATTACGCGAAAGCGGCTCAATGAGCATCTGCGGGATCAGGGATTGTTCTTTCCCGTTGATCCGGGAGCGGACGCCTCGCTTGGTGGAATGGCCTCGACGCGCGCCTCAGGAACGACCGCCGTTCGCTACGGGACCATGAAGGATAATGTCCTCGCGCTGGTGGTTGTGCTTGCGAGCGGTGAGGTCATGACCACGTCCAGGCGGGCACGAAAGTCATCGGCTGGATACGACCTAACTCGCCTAATTGTCGGTGCAGAGGGTACACTTGGCGTTATTACCGAGATGACACTGAAGCTTCATGCGATTCCGGAAGCGATTTCGGCCGGTGTTTGTGCATTCCCTTCGGTCCAGGCTGCCTGCGGCGCCGCCATAGCTGCAATTCAAGTAGGTATCCCTGTCGCGCGCGTCGAACTTCTCGATGAAGTTCAGATTCGCTCATTCAACGCATATTCAAAGCTCAGCATGCCGGAAACACCGATGCTGTTCCTTGAATTTCACGGATCGGACGCCAGCGTCGCCGAGCAAGCTGAGTGTTTCGGCGAGGTTGCACGCGACTATGATGGCAGTAGCTTCCAATGGGCTACAAGCCTTGAAGAGCGGACACGCCTTTGGCAGGCTCGTCATGACGTTTTTTGGGCAAATTCATCTTTCCGCCTTGGCGCAAGGACCGTTGCGACTGACGTCTGCGTGCCTATTTCACGCTTGGCGGAATGCGTCACCGAGACGAAACGAGACATTGAAGCAAGCGGTCTTGTTGCGCCAATCGTTGGACATGCGGGTGACGGAAATTTTCATGCGTCCGTCTTGGTAATGATGGAAGACGCCGATGAAGTCGCTCGCACTCAGGCGTTCATTGAGCGTATCGCAGAACGTGCGCTTGCTATGGAGGGCACCTGCACCGGTGAGCACGGTATCGGCCAAGGCAAGAAGCATTTCCTGGAAGCGGAGCATGGCAGTAGCGCTATCGAAGCCATGCGTGCGATCAAGAATGCGCTGGACCCGAACGGCATCATGAATCCCGGAAAAATCGTATAG
- a CDS encoding DUF4440 domain-containing protein, whose translation MNAEELAIIAEVRELHRRRGEDWLRREPELYLSYYWNDAVIFAVGERTTLPDLRKWWLAVLEVGGGPLSIDLPPADDIVISALGDAATTSFEWRQRFRAADGAEWDRSYCETNVWYRRNDIWKIVRMHITTLGGLQLKE comes from the coding sequence ATGAACGCGGAAGAGCTTGCCATCATCGCTGAGGTACGCGAACTTCACAGGAGGAGGGGCGAAGATTGGCTGCGTAGAGAGCCCGAACTGTATTTGTCGTATTACTGGAATGATGCCGTTATCTTCGCTGTCGGGGAGCGGACGACGTTGCCTGATTTGCGGAAGTGGTGGCTGGCAGTTTTAGAAGTCGGCGGCGGTCCTCTATCAATTGATCTTCCGCCCGCAGATGACATCGTGATCAGCGCCCTAGGTGATGCCGCGACAACAAGTTTCGAGTGGCGGCAGCGGTTTCGGGCAGCCGATGGCGCCGAGTGGGATCGATCGTATTGTGAAACTAATGTCTGGTATCGGCGGAATGATATTTGGAAGATTGTCCGAATGCACATAACCACCTTGGGCGGCCTACAACTTAAGGAGTGA
- a CDS encoding adenylate/guanylate cyclase domain-containing protein — translation MTRQERKLAAILAADVAGYSRLMAADEAGTLVRLNGLRADLINPKIAQYQGRVVGSAGDSLLIEFGSAVDAVQCAVETQEWIALRNTEWPDHNRMVFRIGINLGDVISDGGTIYGDAVNLAARLEKLAAPGTVVVGRSIYDQVKSKLPYAFVDLGEQLFKNIAEPVRAFEVAPAEQLNTPLPTSDNLPLPAKPSVAVLPFNNMSSDPEQEYFSDGITEDIIAELSRNPSLFVIARNSSFVFKGRAVDIAEVGRKLGVRYVVEGSVRRAGKRIRITAQLIEASSGNHVWAERYDRDLDDLFAVQDEVTDQIVWALAGRVGAAEIDRSKREKRGRLDAYDTLLRGIEAFHRFSEKDNANAIQHFESAIELDPTSARAYAWLAEANGYASVFAADASRRVLSLQAAQRSIELGEASGHAEAIIASNCRWNGDFEAAEAHLNRAIVLGPRNPYVLAWMGYFRLWQGRTVEARDIGERLRRLDPLDPGWVHELLACAYYLLSDYAASLESFRRWRNNEHYRGLANLTACLGKLGRIDDAIVAWRKCIAARPGFTIEEYKMGSPYLRKEDLEHWLDGLNRAGILE, via the coding sequence ATGACACGACAAGAGCGAAAGCTTGCCGCGATCCTGGCAGCAGATGTTGCCGGATACTCTCGCTTGATGGCCGCGGATGAAGCCGGAACACTCGTTCGGCTAAATGGCTTACGTGCAGATCTGATCAATCCCAAGATCGCACAATATCAAGGGCGAGTGGTGGGGTCCGCTGGTGACAGTTTGTTGATTGAGTTCGGGAGCGCTGTTGATGCCGTGCAATGCGCAGTCGAAACCCAGGAGTGGATCGCGCTACGCAACACAGAGTGGCCCGACCACAATCGTATGGTATTCCGCATTGGGATCAATCTAGGAGACGTCATTTCTGATGGTGGGACGATTTATGGCGATGCTGTTAACTTGGCAGCTCGCCTGGAAAAGCTGGCGGCGCCCGGTACTGTCGTTGTCGGGCGCAGCATCTATGATCAGGTCAAAAGCAAGCTTCCATACGCATTCGTCGACCTAGGTGAACAACTCTTCAAAAATATTGCCGAGCCGGTGCGCGCCTTTGAGGTCGCGCCGGCAGAGCAGCTTAACACACCCTTGCCGACCTCTGATAATCTGCCCCTTCCGGCGAAGCCCTCTGTCGCGGTGCTTCCTTTCAACAACATGTCTTCCGATCCGGAACAAGAATATTTTTCGGACGGGATCACGGAGGACATCATTGCCGAACTCAGTCGTAACCCCAGCCTCTTTGTCATCGCTCGCAATTCTTCATTTGTGTTCAAGGGGCGCGCCGTGGATATCGCTGAGGTCGGGCGGAAGCTGGGAGTACGCTATGTCGTTGAGGGCAGTGTTCGGAGAGCTGGCAAACGCATTCGAATTACGGCCCAATTGATCGAGGCTTCCTCGGGCAACCATGTGTGGGCCGAACGCTATGATCGCGATCTCGATGATTTATTTGCTGTTCAGGATGAAGTTACCGATCAAATCGTCTGGGCACTTGCCGGGCGGGTCGGCGCCGCTGAAATCGATCGTTCTAAACGAGAGAAGCGGGGGCGCCTCGATGCCTACGATACACTTTTGCGCGGGATAGAGGCCTTTCACCGCTTCTCCGAAAAGGACAATGCAAATGCGATTCAGCATTTTGAGTCGGCCATAGAGCTGGACCCGACCTCAGCTAGAGCTTATGCATGGTTGGCAGAGGCGAATGGCTACGCATCTGTGTTCGCGGCCGACGCCTCGCGTCGGGTCCTATCTCTTCAAGCCGCTCAACGATCTATCGAATTGGGCGAGGCAAGTGGACACGCCGAGGCTATAATAGCTAGCAATTGTCGGTGGAACGGGGATTTCGAAGCCGCCGAAGCTCATTTGAACCGTGCCATTGTGCTCGGGCCGCGAAATCCTTACGTGCTTGCTTGGATGGGATATTTTCGGCTTTGGCAAGGCCGAACGGTCGAAGCTCGAGATATTGGGGAGCGCCTTCGCCGGCTCGATCCACTCGATCCGGGTTGGGTTCATGAACTCCTTGCCTGTGCCTATTACTTGCTCAGCGACTACGCGGCCTCGCTAGAATCATTCCGGAGGTGGCGAAACAATGAGCACTACCGTGGCCTCGCCAATCTCACTGCATGTCTCGGTAAACTTGGGCGGATCGACGATGCTATCGTCGCTTGGCGGAAATGCATCGCTGCGAGACCAGGCTTCACAATCGAAGAATACAAAATGGGGTCGCCATATCTGCGGAAGGAGGATTTGGAACATTGGCTCGATGGTCTAAACAGGGCAGGTATCTTGGAGTGA
- a CDS encoding IS110 family transposase, which yields MQAVTTIGFDIAKSVFQVHGIDADGQGVIRQRLKRSRVLGFFRKLSPCVVGIEACASSHHWSRELQALGHTVRLMPPAYVKPYVKRQKNDAADAEAICEAVQRPSMRFVPTKTPDQQACLMLHRTRHLFIRQQTALINAIRAHLAEFGIVAPVGRNGVEKLLDVVADPDDGRVPEIARECLEALGRQLWQLKRQILTFDQHINAWHRSNETSRRLDELPGVGPALATALVASIPDPRAFRSGRDFSAWIGLVPKQNSSGGRERLGNITKQGDRYLRSLFCAGALAVIRYAKIHGTKHRPWLAKLLERRPTKVAAIAFANKIARMAWAMMAKGERYREPVALAR from the coding sequence ATGCAAGCGGTGACGACAATCGGTTTCGACATTGCGAAGTCTGTTTTCCAGGTTCACGGCATTGACGCAGACGGCCAGGGGGTTATTCGCCAGCGTCTCAAGCGGTCACGGGTTCTCGGTTTCTTCAGGAAGCTTTCGCCTTGTGTGGTTGGTATCGAGGCATGCGCGTCCTCGCACCACTGGTCGCGCGAGTTGCAGGCACTCGGGCACACGGTTCGATTGATGCCGCCGGCCTATGTGAAGCCGTATGTGAAACGCCAGAAGAACGATGCGGCCGATGCCGAGGCCATTTGCGAGGCGGTGCAGCGGCCAAGCATGCGGTTCGTGCCGACCAAGACACCCGACCAGCAAGCCTGTCTGATGCTCCACCGTACGCGGCATCTGTTCATTCGCCAGCAGACTGCGCTGATCAATGCGATCCGCGCCCACCTTGCCGAGTTTGGCATTGTCGCACCAGTCGGCCGCAATGGCGTCGAGAAGCTGCTCGATGTGGTTGCCGATCCCGACGATGGACGCGTGCCCGAGATTGCGCGCGAGTGCCTGGAGGCACTGGGCCGTCAACTATGGCAGCTGAAGCGGCAGATCCTGACGTTCGACCAGCATATCAACGCCTGGCATCGCTCAAACGAGACCAGCCGTCGGCTCGACGAACTCCCCGGGGTCGGTCCGGCGCTGGCAACCGCGCTGGTCGCCAGTATTCCCGATCCGAGGGCGTTTCGCTCGGGACGCGACTTCTCAGCCTGGATTGGGCTGGTGCCGAAGCAGAACTCCAGTGGAGGCAGGGAGAGGCTTGGCAATATCACCAAACAGGGCGATCGATACCTGCGCTCGCTGTTCTGTGCTGGCGCGTTGGCGGTGATCCGATACGCGAAAATCCACGGCACCAAGCATCGGCCATGGCTTGCCAAGCTGCTGGAGCGGCGGCCGACAAAGGTGGCCGCGATCGCGTTCGCCAACAAGATTGCCCGCATGGCCTGGGCGATGATGGCCAAGGGCGAGCGTTACAGGGAACCCGTCGCGCTGGCTCGCTAG
- a CDS encoding winged helix-turn-helix domain-containing protein, which yields MSTDFAFGPFVLDTRRGQLLREGLPVSVSSKGLRLLEAFLASSGRVLTKAELMQEAWGDAAIEESNLSVQIAALRKQLGPTPAGGEWIATIPRVGYRFVGLPVHGLAGAGDTSKTPPAERQHRPSIAVLPFANLSGDKEQEYLADGITEDIITALTRFRWFFVIARNSSFAYKYKSLDAKQIAQELGVQYLLEGSVRKSGQQIRISAQLIEATSGQHIWAERYDLELTEVFAIQDAIAERVAGAIEPELLRTEGAQAAARHTGNITVWDLVRRGTWHFHQVTRDNHLKARELFRQACKLDPELPEAHLWLGRVSAGVVPYGWSDNPVADLQEGLEAALKAVRLDERNPYTHYALAIVSVYSERLEQAIRAARKAIEISPSFALGHCVLGMAFLFSGRAAEATAPLEYGLRLSPYDPQNFVWFNILALARLFSGRGEAALEAAARALQVRPNWSTSLEVLVYCYAALDKWDEARRCAQQMASVAKQPGDVLAPLRAHNPAWTEQMSSALRRANI from the coding sequence ATGTCTACCGATTTCGCCTTCGGCCCGTTCGTCCTTGACACGCGGCGCGGACAGCTTCTCCGCGAGGGGCTGCCGGTATCCGTCAGCAGCAAAGGGCTGCGCCTGTTGGAAGCGTTTCTTGCGTCATCCGGTCGAGTCCTCACGAAAGCTGAGCTCATGCAAGAAGCATGGGGTGACGCCGCGATTGAGGAAAGTAACCTCTCGGTCCAGATCGCGGCGCTCAGGAAGCAGCTTGGGCCGACGCCCGCTGGCGGCGAGTGGATTGCAACAATTCCACGTGTCGGATATCGTTTCGTCGGGCTTCCTGTGCACGGTCTGGCAGGAGCTGGCGATACGAGCAAGACCCCGCCTGCGGAGCGTCAGCACAGACCGTCAATTGCCGTGCTGCCTTTTGCCAATCTGAGCGGCGACAAAGAACAAGAATACCTCGCCGACGGTATCACCGAAGACATCATTACAGCCTTGACGCGTTTTCGCTGGTTCTTCGTCATCGCGCGCAACTCAAGCTTCGCCTACAAGTACAAGTCGCTTGACGCAAAGCAGATCGCACAAGAACTTGGCGTACAGTATCTGCTCGAGGGAAGTGTGCGAAAGTCAGGCCAGCAAATTCGTATATCCGCACAACTCATCGAGGCCACATCAGGCCAACACATCTGGGCTGAGCGCTATGACCTCGAACTGACTGAGGTTTTTGCTATTCAAGACGCAATTGCAGAGCGCGTGGCAGGTGCTATCGAACCGGAGCTGCTCAGGACTGAAGGGGCGCAGGCAGCGGCTCGACACACCGGCAATATCACGGTTTGGGACCTGGTCCGTCGCGGGACCTGGCACTTCCATCAGGTGACACGTGACAACCATCTGAAAGCCCGAGAACTATTTCGGCAAGCCTGCAAACTCGATCCCGAACTTCCCGAGGCTCATCTTTGGCTTGGGCGAGTGAGTGCCGGAGTGGTCCCGTATGGCTGGTCCGACAACCCTGTCGCTGATTTGCAGGAGGGCCTGGAGGCGGCCCTAAAGGCGGTGCGTCTTGACGAACGAAACCCCTATACGCACTACGCACTTGCAATCGTCAGTGTGTATTCGGAGCGGCTTGAGCAGGCGATCAGAGCCGCTCGAAAGGCCATCGAAATCAGTCCCAGCTTTGCATTGGGCCATTGCGTTTTGGGGATGGCGTTTCTTTTCAGCGGTCGTGCAGCGGAGGCGACTGCGCCGCTCGAATATGGGCTACGGCTGAGCCCATACGATCCACAGAACTTTGTGTGGTTCAATATTCTTGCACTCGCGCGCCTTTTCTCTGGACGTGGGGAAGCCGCGCTTGAAGCTGCCGCACGTGCCTTACAGGTTCGGCCCAATTGGTCGACCAGTCTGGAAGTTCTCGTCTACTGTTATGCTGCGCTCGATAAATGGGACGAAGCACGCCGCTGCGCGCAACAGATGGCCAGCGTTGCAAAACAACCCGGCGACGTACTAGCCCCCCTTAGGGCTCACAACCCGGCATGGACAGAGCAGATGAGCAGCGCGCTTCGTCGGGCAAATATTTAA
- a CDS encoding cupin domain-containing protein, with product MTILEATKADNSVTAPHKALVVKSGAGYRAEQGSDYEPGVSAETVGSKSLWLGMITLPPGKRTWAHVHEHHETALYMLSGDEMELWTGDQLQYRDMVRPGDYIFIPANMLHVAVNRGVHPAVFMGSRNEATAQESLVLRPEMDRKVP from the coding sequence ATGACTATCCTTGAGGCTACTAAGGCCGACAATTCAGTCACTGCTCCCCATAAAGCATTGGTCGTCAAGAGCGGTGCGGGGTACCGCGCAGAACAAGGTAGCGATTACGAGCCCGGAGTAAGCGCGGAAACGGTCGGCTCAAAATCGCTTTGGCTTGGGATGATCACGCTGCCGCCAGGAAAACGAACGTGGGCGCATGTGCATGAGCATCATGAAACCGCGCTTTACATGCTCAGCGGCGATGAAATGGAATTGTGGACTGGCGATCAACTTCAGTATCGCGACATGGTGCGGCCGGGAGATTATATCTTCATTCCTGCAAACATGCTGCACGTTGCGGTGAACCGAGGCGTGCATCCCGCCGTGTTTATGGGCTCGCGCAATGAAGCCACTGCCCAGGAAAGCCTGGTTTTACGTCCAGAGATGGACCGAAAGGTGCCTTGA